The Gehongia tenuis DNA window CAAACAAGCTCGACTCTCCTTTCAATTCCAATGTTCGGTGTATTCCTGCCATTGTTCCAAAAATTCTTGTGAATCAAGAGAGTACATTTCTTCAACTGTTCCATCGAAATATTCACAGGTATCGCTCTTGTCGCAGATATCCACCCAGATACAGGAGGAACAGGGAGGATTGCAGGGGGGGTCCTTGGGTCTCATAGCGCTCCTTTCCCGCGCAAAGAGGTGCTTCCATTGCGCGTATTGTTTTTATGAATCACTTGAATCTATTGAACAAATAAATAGTTTAAATGAATTATAGATCGATTATAATTTGCATACAAAAAGATGTCAATACTAAAAATCTAAATTGTTTAAATGAATAAATGGTGGGGACGACTGGGCAAATTTGAAAAATATGGTCACGGATCTTGACGGCATCAATGGGTTGACCTATAATGGATATACGAACAGATGTTCCATAATTGATTTTGAGGCGGTGAATGTTATTCTTGGTTCCTGTTGCGCATAGCTTGCAGCACCTGTTTGAGAGCTTCGTATTCTTCCAGAGATAGTTCCACGACTTCCACGCCCTTTTCGCCGTATCCCCACAGTGCAGCGTTGCTTTCATCCTCGTCGGGCAAAGTGGAGTAGGTGGCTTTCTCTTCCTCAACGACAAGGTTGCTGCCGTCCATCAGCCAGGTCGGGTTGACCTCAAGCTTTTTCGCTATTTGCGCCAGTACGGCGACCTTTGGGATCCGCTGGCCAAGCTCGTAACGGCTGAGGGATTGGGCGGAGATGCCGATAATTCTGGAAAATTCCTCGAGGGTGCAGCCGTTTTGGACGCGCAACTGCCGAAGCCGGTTGGAGAAACCCATGAGACACCATCCTTCAAAAAATACTATTATTATCACCAAATGGAGATATTTTTCACCAAATAGGGTTGATTCCAAAGCCAAATGGTGATATGGTAATTATTGTGTTATACACATATTACAATTAGTAATACACTCTTGATGGTGAGCGTCGATTATACAGGAAAGAAAGAATAATCCCCTAAAAAAACAGGTAACGGAGCAACCTCCCCGTTGACAGCGTAAGGTTGCTCCGTCTGGAAGTATGCTAAGAACTAACAAACTTCAATTATATCTTAGCATATTTCCATCTATTTATCAAATGGGAGGCGCTGAGATGAATGTATTGGAAAGCTTGGGAAAAGGCGAAATGGACGATTACGAACTGGCCTTATCGGACCTGCCCAGAAGATGGGTGACATTGAAGGGCAGGGTCTATGGAGTGATGATGCTGGAGGAGCTTGGATGTACGGCAAAGACCGCGGCACTGCTGGAAAACTATCTGGAATTCTACTTGGGGCGGGACATACGTACCACAGGGCTGCCCAGGACCGCCTACTACTCCAAGTGTTCCCAGCATTCCGATGAGATGGAATATGGACTGATGCGTGCGGATACGCTGGAGATTTTATCGGTGTACAAGCTGGAACGCTGCGATGACCCGGAGCGTTTTGATCGGGCGTGGAAAGCACTGTGGGGAAAAACCGAAGGCAATGATTCATAAAAAACATAAAACATATTGACTTTATCTTGTTTCCTTGGTAAGCTTTAAATTGGGGTGATGAGATGAATTTACAGGACGTGCTGAGGCCGGAGCTATCCAACCGCTCGCTCAAGGAGGAGTATGTGCTCGGCGGCACCCATGACGAGCGGTCGGCTGTGCAGCTATTGAACCGCTGGAACCGCATCGGCAATTTTGAAAGGGAGTATGAGCGGGATATCACGGAGTTCAACGAGGAAAACTTCATTGACATGTTTACTCGTCTTAATTATATGACCCGCCTTGGCTTTAATGCCTTCAAGTGGAGCGTGACATCCTACCTCAGGTGGCTTAATCAGCAAAAAGGCTGGAATACGGAGGCGCCTCTGCGGGCCTTGCAGGGAATCACCTTTCAGCAGCTGAGCCGGGATGCGGTGTATCAGGAAAAGTACTTCGGTTCCTTTTCGGAGCTTAGGGATCAGTTTCGCCGCTCCCTGGTGGCGCAGGGATATGAAGAGCGGTCCCGAACCTGGGATACAACCCGTTTTTTGGTCGCATTGGCCTGGTTTGGCGTGAAGCGGGAGGAGGTCACGGAGATCCGCAAAAGCGACGTTTCCGATGATCGAAACGAGATCTATCTTCCCATTTCCAAACGTATTTTGGTGCTGCCCGCGGAGCTGATCGCCCGTATTCGTCTCTATCGGGACGCGGATACTGTGGAGCGCCCAGGAAATGGCGGTGTGATGACGGTTCATTATAAGGATTCACCCTATCTTTTTCGGACTTTCAAAAGCCCCAAGGTGACGGAGGTTCTGGGCCTCATCAAGAATCTGAATCGAAGTCCGGGCCCTGGCAAGCGTTTTTCCTATAATCGCATCTATTGGTCGGGTATCTTCTGCAGAGCCTATGCCTATGAGCAGACCAACGGCCGGCTGCAGGCGGGGGACCGGGCGCTGGCGGAGGAGCTCTTTGGCGAGCATTACAATCATCCCACGGCTTACCATGCCCGGTTCAATGAATATCAGAATTTTAAACGCTATTTTTACGAATAGACAAAGGGGTGAAAGCATGTATTGGTGTTTGGACTGCCGCTGCTTGTTTGAAGAGCCCCTAAGGGACGAGAAAGCGTCCCCGGGCTTTTCAACGTGCCCCTATTGCGGCGGCGATTACGTATGGGCGTCCCAGCTGGATTCACGGCAGGGCAGCGCTCGAACGGAAGCGATGGCTTATTTGGATTCTATAATTCATAAAAACAACTATCATTTGGAGGCAGAATATGGACAAGAGAATGGCGAAGTCAGGAGAAAAGGATGACTATGATGATCCGTTGGGCGTTATGGAAGATTTACGTTTCCAACAAGCGTTTCGAAGGGCAGACGGTGCCCGTAAGAAGAGGTTATGGGATCATTCGGGGACGCGCCCGCTCCCATTTGCTCGCAAGATCCGTTGAGAAGGGAAGGGGATGGAAAAATGATATTGCAGCATTCCGGCAATGAAGCCATGCAAAACTGGTTTGAGAGAGGCAAGGATCCAAGATGCGCCTGGATTTTGGAGGCGCCCATACCCTGTGAACAATGGGCGGCGTCTTTGGTGGAGACCTTGTCCCCCTTTGGCAAGCACCCCTTCGTGGATACCTGGGAGGGGGATCTGATTCTTTTAGCAGGGGTTCCTTTTCTGGAGGATGTGGAGATTTGGAGCAGACTGCTTTTGGCGCGGGCGGATTCCCTGGGATATGGCGGCGTTGTTGTGGTCTCGGAGGTAAATGGCATTGAAGACTTCGAGAAGCTTTTCGGGATGCAAAAAAAATGGCTGAATACTGCCAAGCAGATTCAGCCAGAAAGAAGGATCTTTACAAAACGGGAGCTGGATTTTGCACGGGAGTGCGATTCAATGCTGAAGGACGGGGCCCAGCTGTGCTCAACCCTTGGCTTGCTCGCACCCCTGCGTGCAAAAGGCCGCAGCTGTGAACTCATTCAAACGCTGACGGTCCATTTATTGGACGGCGAGGCGAGGGCCGCCGATACTGCCATACGGATGTATGTGCACAAAAATACGGTAAAGTATCGCCTGCGGCGGGCCGGCGAGAAGCTGGGCTTCGAGGTGGGCCAGATGCCCGGCACTCTTTTGCTGTATCGAGCGCTGGCTCTAAATCGATTGATGGAATCTAGCGAGGTTCCAGCATCTTTAGCAGCAGCGAGGCCAGCGCAGTTAGGCTGGCAATGACGCCGCATAGGATAAGCAGTATTTGCACGCTAACGGCGTCGGCCAGAGGTCCAAAGAGCACCATGCCAAGAGGCAGGGCGGAAGCGGTCACAATCTGCATGAAGCCGAATACCCGGCCCTGCATCCTCGGGGGAACCCGCTCCTGGAGGGATGCGATAATGGGAGCATTATAGCAGGGCATGGTGATGCCGATCAGGCAGTTGAAGGCAAGATACAGGCCAAAGCTGGGAGCAAGACCCAGACCCAGCATCAAAACACCGTAGGCCAAACCCGCGGCCAGCGTGGTGCGCATCCGATTCCTGAAACCGCCCCAGAGGGCTATGAGAAGACCGCCCGCCACCGCGCCGGCGCTGAACACCGTCTCGCTCACCGTAAGCCGCCACACCTCTGCACCGAAGGTTCGGCTGACCATAAGCGGCGTCAGGAAGGCGGAAGGGCTGATAAGAAAGAGCATGACCACCTGAAAGAGCAAAAGTCGCCGCACAAAGCCATCCTTCTTCAAATATTGAAATCCCTGGCGGATATCCGCGATTGAGGATTGTTCGGCGCCGGCCTTTGTGCCGGCTGGAAGATGCAGGGTGCCGGTGATTGCTATGCCCACGGCCGCCGTGGTCACGTCGATAAGAAGGGTGGCCTCAAGGTTGGCCACGGTGAGGATGAGACCGCTGAGGGCCGGTGCAATGAGGGTGGTGAGGGAGGTCAGGGTGCTCACTGCGCCGTTCACCTTCATCAGCCCATCTTTCGGCACGATCTCGGGCACCATGGCCTGGACGGCGGGGGTTTGAATTCCCGTGCCTGCTGAACGGATCAAAAGGACGGCAAACAGCAGCCAGACTTTACGGTATCCAGCCGTGAAAAGGATGGCAAGAATCAAAGTGGACACGGCGATGAGGCCGTCGGACGCCATGATCAGCTTTTTACGGTTGTAGCGGTCGACCCACACACCGGCAAACAGGGAGATGGCAATCTGGGGCAGAAAGCCGCAGAGGGTGGACAGCGTCATCATCGCGCCGGAGGAAGTGGTGAGAGTGATATGCCATACGATGGCGTACTGCACCAGTGAGGATCCAAGAAGGGAGATGGTCTGCGCCGTTAAGAAACGCCTGATCTGTGCTCTCCAATTCGAGGTCATCGCTTGCACTCCCTTTCAATATCAAATACCCTGTCCGCCCAGGATCTGTAAAAGGCCGGTTCGTGAGAGACCAGAATGACGCTGCCTGGAAAAGCCGTCAAAGCCTCCTGCAGAGCCTGCTTGGACTCCACATCCAAATGATTGGTGGGTTCGTCTAGGATGAGAAAGTTGTGGGGCCTGGCAGTGATGAGGCTGAGCTTCACCTTGGACTGCTCGCCGCCGCTCAGGGTGCCCACGGCCTGAATGCTGTGATCCCGCTTCACGCCGCAAAGAGCCAGATGCTTCCGGGCCTCCTTAATGGTAAAACCAAACTGTCCCATGACAATCTCCATGGGCGTGAGGCCGGGCTCTTCCCAAAGAAGATCCTGTGCACCGTAGCCCACCACAACACGCTCACCAAAGCGATAGCTGCCCGACAGTGCAGGAATTTCGCCCATCAGGGTTTTCAGCAGTGTGGATTTACCGATGCCGTTGAATCCTGTGATCACCAGCTTCTCACCGCATCCGACCGTGAAACCGAGTGCGGGCAGGAGGGGATAGTCATAGCCAACAACAAGGCGCTGCACCTCAAGAGTGTGAGCGGCACAAAGGGGCAGATGGGGAAAGATGAAGGTGGGCCGGGCGGCGGTGAAGCTGGGAGGCGGCATGCGCTCCATACGCTCCAGCTGTTTTCGCCGGCCTTTGGCCATCTTGCTGTTCACGCCGGCGATATTCTTTTGGATATAAGCCTCGGTTTGCTCGATCTTCCGTTGCTGCGCCGTGTATTGGCGAATGTAATCCTCCCGGAAGTGCTGCTTTTGTACCACGAAGTCCGAGAAGCGGCCATGATATTTGCGCATAGTTTCTCCTTCGATATCGCAGATGCAGGTGGTGACCCGGTCCAGAAATCCATGGTCATGGGAGACCACTACAAAGGCGTTGGGGAAGGCGGCGAGATAATCGGAGAGCCAATCCACATGTTCGCTGTCCAAGAAATTGGTCGGCTCATCCAGCAGCAGGACATCGGGGGTCTCCAGCAGAAGCTTGGCCAGAACGGCCTTGGCCCGCTGCCCGCCGCTCATCTCCCGAAGAGGCTTCTCACCGCCTAAAGCGGTAAGGCCAAGCCCCGTCATCACACGGGCAATTTTTACATCCAACTCATAGAAGTCCGCGTTTTCCAGCTGAATCTGGCTCCGGGCGGCACGATCCAAAAGCCGTTCCTCTCCGGTGGAGGCATAGGCCTCGTACAAATGATGCATCTCCCTTTCCAGGGAATAGAGAAGATCAAAAGCGCTCTTTAAATAATCGAGCAGCGTAATTTTGCCATTGATTTGGGCATGCTGATCCAAATAGCCAATGCGAACGCCGGACTGCCAGCGCACGTCGCCCACATCGGGTACGACCTCCCCGGTCAATATGCCGATCAATGTGCTTTTTCCAACACCGTTTTGGCCGACAACGCCAAGATGTTCCCCTTTATAGAGTTCCAAAGAGGCGTTCTTATAAAGTGTTTTATCGCCATACATGTGGCAAAGATCCTTTATTTCCAATAGACTCATGATGTTTCCTCATTTCTATAAAAAAACGGAAGGCATAAAGCCCTCCGCAACAATCCTCTTAAAGGACATAACAAAAGGCTGGAGCGTAGCTCGCAGCCTTATTGCACATTTTCGGAAATAGACAAACAAACGCATAACCGCTATGCTTAACGCCTGCCTATGACCGATGAAAGGAAGCTTGCGCTTCATTAGGCTCCGAACAACGTCTCATCGTTATCCATTTGCTCGGAGCGAATTCTTCTAGCCAATCTCATGATCCATTCTCCTTATTCCAAACGCACTTTAACAGAAATAAGGGGTTCTGTCAATCACCCTTACGAATGAAGTTTAGTTTTAAGGAGCCCGATAGTTCGAGTTCATCACCGTAACCGAAGTATGCGTTCTTATTGGTTTGGATTCCAATACTCCTGGTTGAAAAAATCTCATTGAGATCGTCGGAGAAGAAATTGCCGCTCCCTGAAATCAGCTCAATATCATAGGTGCCGCTGGGGAAATCCTGATCGACATGATAGGTTCCCGCAGTTAAAGTGATAGGCTTTTGCTTTTCTTCATCCACCTGACCCGTTAGCCTATCCAATTCCGCCTGCCTGTCAGTGATTTGAGTATTGATGGAGTCCAGCTCGGTTTGTTGAGTCTTAAGCTCGGCGGAAAGACCGTCTTTTTCCTTTTCCAAACCGTCGATCTCTCCCTGCAATTTGTTTGCTTTATCAATGGTTTTTTGCTTTTCCTTGACTTCCTTCCCTTTTTCATCCAGTTCTTTGTTGGCAGAATCCAACTGCTCACGTGTATTTTGATATTCCTCGTCCTGCTCAGTTTTTAATTGTACAAATTGCTGTACAATCGTTTCATCCAAAAGAGCCTGCCTACCAAAAGCATTGCCAACAAAAAAAGAACCCCACTGCAAAAATGATTGCGATAATTCCTAAATATGGAATATATACCAATTATCTACTGCTTTCATGAATGGTGCGAGATCCTCTATTAAAGACACAACAAAAGGCTGGAGCGCAGCTCGCAGCCTTTATTGTACATTGCCGCCATGCATCATGGCCTATACGGATGATAGAAAACTTAGTCCGGTTAAGTCCCGAACAACGTCCCCAAAAGACGACGTTCGCTTAAGTCTGATTGTTGGGGGCCATAACGTTTTGCAGTGTTCTGTAGAATTCATCAATTTCAATGGGCTTTGCCACATGGGCATTCATGCCGGCCTCCAAAGCCGCCGCCACATCCTCCAAAAAGGCATTCGCCGTCATAGCGATAATGGGGATGGTGGAGGCGTTGGGACAGGCGAAACTGCGGATGGCCTTGGTCGCCTGATAGCCGTCCATCTCCGGCATTTAAATATCCATCAGGATGGCGTCACAGGTTCTGCCCTTGGGTCCAACAAACCAGTTCACCGCCTCTTTGCCATTGCATGCACTGCTGACTTTGGCTCCCACCATTTTCAGAATCTCAACAGCAATCTCCAGGTTCAGATCATTATCTTCCGCAACGAGGATGTGCTTGCCCGCAAGGATGACCGATTCTTCCAAATTTTTAGGCTTGGGAAGGGGACCTCCCATTTCGGTGGCAGTGAGCAGGGTGTTGTAGAGCGTGGATGCAAACAGCGGTTTGGAGAGGAAAAGGTTGGCACCCGCCGCCTTGGCTGCCCTCTCAATCCCGCTAAAATCGTAGGCTGTGATGATAATAATTAGGGGATCCTGACCGATGATGCTTCGGATTTGGCGAGTGGTCTCAATACCGTCCATACCGGGCATCTGCCAGTCAATAAGACAGATATCATAGCTCTCGCCCATAGCGTAGGCACAGCGGAGCGCGTCCACGGCCTCATGGCCGCTGAGCACCCATTTTGCTTTTACACCAAACTTTTCAAGAAGCAGCGCGGCATAGGCGCATTCATCCGGATCATCGTCGCTCACCAGCACACGGAGCGTTCCCATGGCCGGATACTGCGAGGGCTTGTGGCACTTCGACAGCTCAAAAGGCAGTTCCACCATGAAAGTCGTGCCCTCGCCTGGACAGCTTGTTATGGAGATGGCGCCGTCCAGGAGGGTGACGAGATTTTTCGTGATGGGCATCCCAAGTCCGGTTCCGCCAGCACCATTTTCCTGCTCAAAAGCTTGAAACAAGCCGTGTTCCACAAATTCTTTGCTCATTCCTCGGCCGGTATCACTGACCGTGAAGCGCAGTCTCACGCTTCTGCCTTGCTGGACAAGCCGCCTGACCTCCAAGCGGACATGCCCATGTTCGGGGGTAAACTTAACCGCATTGGACAGGAGATTGATCAGGACTTGGTTAATTCGCGTGGCGTCGCCTATCAGCTCTTCCTCCGCCATGTCCTGAACGGATACCTTGAAATCCACACCCTGAGCGGCAGCTTGTGGGTAGATGATCGTGGTGACGGAGTCCAGAATCTGTTTTAGAAAGAAAGGATTTCGGTTTACCGTCAGTTTGCCATCTTCAATCTTGGACATATCCAAAATGTCATTGATCAAAGAAAAGCAGATGCTTGGATGAAAAACTGGTTTTTCCTAAACAGTCCTCGATACGGTCGCGGTCGTCCAGATGGGCGGCGGCGATGGTGGTCATGCCAATGATGGCGTTCATGGGGGTGCGGATCTCATGGGACATTCGGGACAAAAAGTCCCGTTTGGCGGCATTGGCTTTTCGTGCACCAGCCAGGGCATCCTGCAGCTGCTGTTTTTGTTCCTCCAGCTTTGCCTGCATTTCCCGAAGCTCGGTGAGATCAGTTACATCAATGTAGGTCAGAAGATATACCGGAGCACCGTCGATCCAATCCACACAATCGCCGTTGGCCTGCATAAAAATGGTCCGGCCCTCACGGTTTTGCAGCTGGGCCAAAAAGCGGACGTGTTCACCTTGTTTGACATGTTCCAACTGGGGAATGATCTGTTCCCGGTTGGCTTCCACATTCTCGCGGAAAAGAGGATCATTGGTATTGCGATTTATGGTTCCAAAAAATTCAGCAAACTGTTGATTGGCCTCCAAAAGCTTGATATGCAGATAATCCTTGATCAAATATTTGGCCACAAAGCCGGGGATATTGTTGTAGGTAATGGATTGCGCCTGCTGCATCTTCACGGTGTTATCGACGTTAACCAGCACCGAATAGGCGATGGGATAACCCTCGTATATATTCTTGGTGATAACCCCATGCAGCTGAACCCAGACATGTCCGCCTCCCTTGACGGGCATCCGGGTCAAAAGGCTGTATTTGGTCTTGCCCGTCTCAATCGTGTCCATAACCACATCCTGGATTTTTTTCAGTTCATCCTCATAGTGGTGATACGGATAGTAAAGATCGGGACGATTATGGAAAAGAGCTTCGTATTCCCTCTTTAGGATAGCGGATCAGCTGATAATAAAAAGGATTGCTCCACACCGCGGTAAAATGTTCATCCAATATGTGCTTGCTGACGCTCACCTGCATGGTGTTCATCAATAATTCGTAGTCCTCGGCCACATCCCCGCCAATCAGTTCTTCTACCGGATTTTTATCCATAGCTCGGTGACGGGCGAATGGTGATATTGACACGGTCATAAAAGCACACACACCTCACATTGTGAGGTGTGTACCGCTGCAAGGGACAGTAAAACCGATATTTTAAATAAAAAGTCGGAGCAAGCTATGTATTGCTTGCTCCGACGTGGTGCGCCTGGTAGGATTCGAACCTACGGCCTTTCGAGTCGGAGTCGAACACTCTATCCCCTGAGCTACAGACGCATGAATACGAAAGTTATTATAGCACAGTGAGCCTATTTTTCAAAGTGTTTTTTCAAAGGCAAATAGAGAATTTCTGAAAGGAGTTTGACGGAAAGGGGCGAATCTAATATAGGAATCCGTAAACTGCGGAACTAAGGAGGACGTGAGACCTTGAAACTGTTGGTGGCCTATTACTCCCATACGGGGGATTCCAGAGTGATTGCCCGGCAGCTTGAGCTGCATTATAACGGCGATCTGTACTGCATTCATGAGACGCAGAAACGCTCGAGAATGGGTGTTCGTTTCAAGGGCGCATCCCAGGCGAACCGGGAAGAGAAAAGCCAGATTGAACCGGTGAGCGTGGATCCTCAGCAGTATGACGTGATTTTTTTGGTGGCTCCCATTTGGGGCACCATGCCGGCGCCGGCACTGCATGCCTTTATTGATGAAGCCAATCTCAAGGGAAGCAAGGTCTATGGCTTCTTCCTGTGCCGCAGCGGTCTGGGATCGGCGGAAGAGGTGTTTCACCAATGGCTGGAGGAC harbors:
- a CDS encoding helix-turn-helix domain-containing protein, which gives rise to MILQHSGNEAMQNWFERGKDPRCAWILEAPIPCEQWAASLVETLSPFGKHPFVDTWEGDLILLAGVPFLEDVEIWSRLLLARADSLGYGGVVVVSEVNGIEDFEKLFGMQKKWLNTAKQIQPERRIFTKRELDFARECDSMLKDGAQLCSTLGLLAPLRAKGRSCELIQTLTVHLLDGEARAADTAIRMYVHKNTVKYRLRRAGEKLGFEVGQMPGTLLLYRALALNRLMESSEVPASLAAARPAQLGWQ
- a CDS encoding flavodoxin family protein, with the translated sequence MKLLVAYYSHTGDSRVIARQLELHYNGDLYCIHETQKRSRMGVRFKGASQANREEKSQIEPVSVDPQQYDVIFLVAPIWGTMPAPALHAFIDEANLKGSKVYGFFLCRSGLGSAEEVFHQWLEDAGAELQDVYTIATSEKNAKSFLEGSQQIDDILVDLSPKLYPDDAEEFFVIKRPNK
- a CDS encoding helix-turn-helix domain-containing protein — encoded protein: MGFSNRLRQLRVQNGCTLEEFSRIIGISAQSLSRYELGQRIPKVAVLAQIAKKLEVNPTWLMDGSNLVVEEEKATYSTLPDEDESNAALWGYGEKGVEVVELSLEEYEALKQVLQAMRNRNQE
- a CDS encoding ABC-F family ATP-binding cassette domain-containing protein, translating into MSLLEIKDLCHMYGDKTLYKNASLELYKGEHLGVVGQNGVGKSTLIGILTGEVVPDVGDVRWQSGVRIGYLDQHAQINGKITLLDYLKSAFDLLYSLEREMHHLYEAYASTGEERLLDRAARSQIQLENADFYELDVKIARVMTGLGLTALGGEKPLREMSGGQRAKAVLAKLLLETPDVLLLDEPTNFLDSEHVDWLSDYLAAFPNAFVVVSHDHGFLDRVTTCICDIEGETMRKYHGRFSDFVVQKQHFREDYIRQYTAQQRKIEQTEAYIQKNIAGVNSKMAKGRRKQLERMERMPPPSFTAARPTFIFPHLPLCAAHTLEVQRLVVGYDYPLLPALGFTVGCGEKLVITGFNGIGKSTLLKTLMGEIPALSGSYRFGERVVVGYGAQDLLWEEPGLTPMEIVMGQFGFTIKEARKHLALCGVKRDHSIQAVGTLSGGEQSKVKLSLITARPHNFLILDEPTNHLDVESKQALQEALTAFPGSVILVSHEPAFYRSWADRVFDIERECKR
- a CDS encoding MFS transporter translates to MTSNWRAQIRRFLTAQTISLLGSSLVQYAIVWHITLTTSSGAMMTLSTLCGFLPQIAISLFAGVWVDRYNRKKLIMASDGLIAVSTLILAILFTAGYRKVWLLFAVLLIRSAGTGIQTPAVQAMVPEIVPKDGLMKVNGAVSTLTSLTTLIAPALSGLILTVANLEATLLIDVTTAAVGIAITGTLHLPAGTKAGAEQSSIADIRQGFQYLKKDGFVRRLLLFQVVMLFLISPSAFLTPLMVSRTFGAEVWRLTVSETVFSAGAVAGGLLIALWGGFRNRMRTTLAAGLAYGVLMLGLGLAPSFGLYLAFNCLIGITMPCYNAPIIASLQERVPPRMQGRVFGFMQIVTASALPLGMVLFGPLADAVSVQILLILCGVIASLTALASLLLKMLEPR